In a single window of the Leptospira sanjuanensis genome:
- a CDS encoding response regulator, producing MVVAPESPKERKSSYLVSIIEDNRHTALNLQELLSKSSDFEFLKHYPNSQKAIEFLPQEAPDIVILDIGLPGKNGLECLHELKEKTPNTKYVIFTVFEDEEKIVEAIRAGASGYLLKDTSPELFLAELKVIILGGAPLTPRIADKIIREFSKKEETKNPPIANTLGLTEREMQILNLVALGMTFPDIAEELDISSHTVSRHIEKIYKKMEVHSRSEAIIRGRRMGIIRDVPGYP from the coding sequence ATGGTCGTAGCTCCGGAATCGCCGAAAGAAAGGAAATCCTCTTATTTAGTTTCCATCATCGAGGACAATCGGCACACCGCTCTCAATCTCCAAGAACTCCTATCCAAGTCCTCCGATTTTGAATTTCTCAAACACTATCCCAATTCCCAAAAGGCGATCGAATTTTTACCGCAGGAAGCCCCGGACATTGTCATCTTAGACATCGGACTTCCCGGAAAAAACGGACTCGAATGTCTTCATGAACTCAAGGAAAAAACACCGAACACGAAATATGTGATCTTCACGGTGTTCGAGGACGAGGAAAAGATCGTGGAAGCGATCCGAGCCGGCGCGTCCGGTTATCTTCTGAAGGACACTTCTCCCGAATTGTTTCTCGCGGAACTCAAAGTCATCATACTCGGAGGAGCGCCTCTGACTCCCAGGATCGCGGATAAGATCATCCGCGAATTTTCGAAAAAAGAAGAAACCAAAAATCCTCCGATCGCCAATACTCTCGGATTGACAGAACGGGAAATGCAGATTCTCAACTTAGTCGCGCTTGGCATGACCTTTCCGGATATCGCGGAGGAATTGGATATTTCCAGCCATACGGTCAGCAGACATATCGAAAAAATCTACAAAAAGATGGAAGTCCATTCCAGATCCGAGGCGATCATCCGCGGCAGAAGAATGGGAATCATCCGGGACGTTCCCGGATATCCGTAA
- a CDS encoding LIC12806 family lipoprotein, whose product MIFSASCGLKPVPPPEGRFCDTWHKPVECVALDFRKGIGNLGQGFVPMKMKSVVNYSIEIENKQTVLVEVLHEHRVRITFPEKEPRLYLKIKDKEDRKRRWEKAKEEWNEFFR is encoded by the coding sequence ATGATCTTTTCGGCTTCATGCGGACTTAAACCGGTTCCTCCTCCCGAAGGAAGATTTTGCGACACCTGGCATAAACCGGTCGAATGCGTGGCACTGGATTTTCGAAAAGGAATCGGCAACTTAGGTCAAGGTTTCGTTCCGATGAAGATGAAAAGCGTCGTCAATTATTCGATCGAAATCGAGAACAAACAAACCGTTCTCGTGGAAGTGCTTCACGAACACAGGGTACGTATCACCTTTCCGGAAAAAGAACCTCGATTGTATCTGAAGATCAAAGACAAAGAGGATCGCAAACGCAGATGGGAAAAAGCAAAAGAAGAATGGAACGAATTCTTTCGGTAA
- a CDS encoding RsmD family RNA methyltransferase, giving the protein MKVLKVQTGKLKGKSIETPPAVAGNTNFTPAILKKSVFDIIGSLVLKGRLIPEESAFIDFFAGSGQMGLEAVSRGFAKVVLYELAWERSDSLRKLFAKLGDNCIIYRKDVFRFYDKLDIPERSRVFFLDPPYSFWEKKTDKIKSLADALLSEETTVAVFVQSPIDPGWSDFETRKFGKNFLTFRVNGGVSVDLENGSDTEKEGADDSDDLSEENSNTED; this is encoded by the coding sequence GTGAAAGTACTCAAGGTACAAACCGGAAAACTCAAAGGTAAGTCGATCGAAACGCCTCCGGCCGTCGCGGGGAACACGAACTTCACTCCCGCGATTCTGAAAAAATCCGTATTCGATATTATAGGTTCCTTGGTGTTAAAGGGAAGATTGATTCCGGAGGAATCGGCTTTTATCGACTTTTTTGCGGGCTCGGGCCAAATGGGATTGGAAGCGGTAAGCCGGGGTTTCGCCAAAGTCGTTTTATACGAACTCGCTTGGGAAAGATCGGATAGTTTGCGGAAGTTATTCGCGAAATTAGGGGACAACTGCATCATCTATCGTAAAGACGTATTCCGTTTTTATGATAAACTGGATATCCCCGAAAGATCCCGCGTATTCTTTTTGGATCCTCCTTATTCTTTTTGGGAAAAGAAGACGGACAAAATCAAGTCCTTGGCGGATGCGTTGTTAAGCGAAGAGACGACCGTGGCCGTTTTCGTTCAGTCTCCGATCGATCCGGGCTGGTCCGATTTTGAAACCCGTAAATTCGGGAAGAATTTTTTGACCTTCCGGGTCAACGGGGGAGTGTCGGTCGATTTAGAGAACGGTTCCGACACCGAAAAGGAAGGCGCCGACGATTCCGACGACTTGTCGGAAGAGAATTCGAACACGGAAGATTGA
- the carB gene encoding carbamoyl-phosphate synthase large subunit has product MPRREDIRSVLILGSGPIVIGQACEFDYSGTQAAKALKEKGIRVILLNSNPATIMTDPNLADATYVEPMTVQVVQKILEKEKPDAILPTVGGQTALNLALACNTAGLLEKYNVELIGAKVDAIKKAEDRELFKKAMEKIGVRVPASGLANNLKDAYEIKKRLGLPLIVRPAFTLGGTGGGIAYTEETFEEVVSKGLKASPISQVLLEESVLGWKEFELEVMRDLADNVVIICSIENIDPMGVHTGDSITVAPQQTLSDKEYQNLRDMSIAIIREIGVETGGSNIQFAVNPANGDVIVIEMNPRVSRSSALASKATGFPIAKIAALLSIGYTLDEIKNDITRVTPASFEPSIDYVVTKVPRFAFEKFPGTDDTLGVQMKAVGEAMAIGRTFKESFQKALRSLEIDRYGFGSDGYFQELLYARSLNPDQRKEWIDSFLKRPNDKRIFYIKLAFDEGYSVDQIHDLCKVDRWFLWQMEDLLKLEKEYSEKGNSVLSKMKQAGFSNRQLSFLKNKKQILDLLDGGLRVDLKKTEIQNLLKKSEDEIEAELGSKKILPVYKRIDTCAGEFEAYTPYFYSSYDEEDESDVTPAKSVMILGGGPNRIGQGIEFDYCCCQASYALQDLGVESIMVNSNPETVSTDYDTSDRLYFEPLTLEDVFRIYQNEKPEGVIIQFGGQTPLKLAKDLEKKGVKILGTSPDSIDRAEDRKRFVEVLEKLKLNSPESGIATSMEEAREIASKITYPVLVRPSYVLGGRAMLIINEEKELDRYMEKAEEISKDRPLLIDSFLEDAIEVDVDALCDGKDVFVTGIMEHIEEAGVHSGDSACVLPPQTLSKKMMDEIRKATVDLALELQVKGLINIQYAVKNEILYIIEVNPRASRTVPFVSKALGHPIVKYATRIMMGEPLKSLPLPKEMAFSQVSVKEVVLPFNKFPGVDTILGPEMRSTGEVMGIASTAGEAFLKSQYMAGDELPSQGTVFVSINDKTKSELLSYIKDLSELGFNLIATSGTHKFLSDNGILSSKINKVYDGIFPTALDYIRENKIHLIINTPLSRVTRDDSFTIRQAAIRFKVPCLTTSNAAKALIKGMVEMKNKGFTIHSLQEIHAMPKTI; this is encoded by the coding sequence ATGCCTAGAAGAGAAGATATCCGTTCCGTACTCATCCTGGGATCGGGTCCGATCGTAATCGGTCAGGCTTGTGAATTCGATTACTCCGGAACACAAGCCGCAAAAGCCCTGAAAGAAAAAGGGATTCGCGTTATCTTACTGAACTCAAACCCCGCGACGATCATGACCGACCCCAATCTTGCGGACGCCACTTACGTGGAACCGATGACGGTTCAGGTCGTTCAAAAAATTCTTGAGAAAGAAAAGCCGGACGCGATTCTTCCCACGGTCGGAGGTCAGACCGCTCTCAATCTCGCTCTCGCCTGCAACACCGCCGGGCTTTTGGAAAAATACAACGTCGAACTGATCGGCGCCAAAGTCGATGCGATCAAAAAGGCCGAGGACAGGGAACTGTTCAAAAAGGCGATGGAAAAGATCGGAGTAAGAGTTCCCGCATCCGGTCTCGCAAACAATCTCAAAGACGCATACGAAATCAAAAAAAGACTCGGACTTCCATTGATCGTTCGTCCCGCGTTTACGCTCGGCGGAACGGGAGGAGGGATCGCTTACACCGAAGAAACGTTCGAAGAAGTCGTATCGAAAGGGCTCAAGGCTTCGCCGATCAGCCAGGTTCTTTTGGAAGAATCGGTTCTGGGTTGGAAAGAATTCGAACTCGAAGTCATGCGCGACCTTGCGGACAACGTAGTCATCATTTGTTCGATCGAAAATATCGATCCGATGGGAGTTCACACGGGTGATTCCATCACCGTCGCTCCGCAGCAAACCCTTTCCGATAAGGAATATCAAAATCTGCGCGATATGTCGATTGCGATCATCCGCGAGATCGGAGTCGAAACCGGCGGTTCCAACATTCAGTTCGCGGTCAATCCCGCGAACGGAGACGTGATCGTGATCGAGATGAATCCGAGGGTTTCCCGTTCTTCGGCTCTTGCTTCGAAGGCGACCGGATTTCCGATCGCAAAGATCGCGGCTCTTCTTTCCATAGGTTACACGTTAGACGAAATTAAGAATGATATCACAAGAGTTACTCCCGCGTCCTTCGAACCTTCGATCGACTATGTCGTAACAAAGGTGCCTCGTTTTGCCTTCGAAAAATTTCCGGGAACCGACGATACGCTCGGCGTTCAGATGAAGGCCGTCGGAGAAGCGATGGCGATCGGAAGAACGTTCAAGGAGAGTTTTCAAAAGGCTCTTCGTTCCTTGGAGATCGATCGTTACGGTTTCGGCTCGGACGGATACTTTCAAGAATTATTATATGCAAGAAGTCTAAATCCGGATCAGAGAAAGGAATGGATCGATTCTTTTCTGAAACGTCCGAACGACAAACGTATTTTTTACATCAAACTCGCTTTTGACGAAGGTTATTCCGTGGATCAGATTCACGACCTCTGCAAGGTGGACCGCTGGTTCCTGTGGCAGATGGAAGACCTTCTCAAATTGGAGAAAGAATATTCCGAAAAGGGAAATTCCGTTCTTTCCAAGATGAAACAAGCCGGTTTTTCCAACAGACAGCTTTCCTTTCTGAAGAATAAAAAGCAGATTCTGGATTTGCTCGACGGGGGTCTTCGGGTCGATCTGAAAAAAACCGAAATTCAAAATCTTCTCAAAAAATCCGAAGACGAGATCGAAGCCGAACTCGGTTCCAAAAAGATTCTTCCCGTTTACAAACGCATCGACACATGCGCGGGAGAATTCGAAGCTTATACTCCGTATTTTTATTCTTCCTATGATGAAGAGGACGAATCCGACGTGACTCCGGCTAAGTCCGTGATGATTCTCGGAGGAGGTCCGAACCGAATCGGTCAAGGAATCGAGTTCGACTATTGCTGTTGTCAGGCTTCGTATGCGCTTCAGGATTTGGGAGTCGAGTCGATCATGGTCAACTCCAATCCCGAAACCGTTTCGACCGATTACGATACTTCGGATCGTCTTTACTTCGAGCCGTTGACCTTGGAAGACGTGTTCCGCATTTATCAAAACGAAAAGCCCGAAGGAGTGATCATCCAATTCGGCGGCCAAACTCCGTTAAAGCTAGCAAAGGATCTGGAAAAGAAGGGAGTGAAAATTCTCGGGACAAGTCCGGATTCGATCGACCGCGCGGAAGACAGGAAACGTTTCGTTGAAGTATTAGAAAAATTGAAACTGAATTCTCCGGAAAGCGGAATCGCAACTTCTATGGAAGAAGCGAGGGAGATTGCATCGAAGATCACTTATCCCGTGTTGGTTCGTCCGAGTTACGTTCTCGGCGGACGCGCGATGCTCATCATCAACGAAGAGAAGGAACTCGACCGCTATATGGAAAAGGCGGAAGAGATCTCCAAAGATAGACCTCTTTTGATCGATTCTTTCCTGGAAGACGCAATAGAAGTGGATGTGGACGCTCTTTGCGACGGCAAGGACGTGTTCGTTACAGGAATCATGGAACACATCGAGGAAGCGGGAGTTCATAGCGGCGACTCGGCTTGTGTTCTTCCTCCGCAGACGCTTTCCAAAAAGATGATGGATGAAATCCGCAAAGCGACCGTGGACCTCGCGCTCGAACTTCAGGTCAAAGGTCTGATCAACATCCAATACGCGGTCAAAAACGAAATTCTTTACATCATCGAAGTCAATCCGAGAGCCTCCCGAACGGTTCCGTTCGTTTCCAAAGCGCTCGGACATCCGATCGTAAAATATGCGACCCGCATTATGATGGGGGAACCGCTAAAGAGTCTTCCGCTTCCGAAAGAAATGGCGTTCTCTCAGGTTTCGGTGAAAGAAGTCGTACTTCCGTTCAATAAGTTTCCGGGAGTGGATACGATCCTCGGTCCGGAAATGCGCTCTACGGGAGAGGTGATGGGAATCGCTTCCACTGCCGGAGAAGCGTTTTTAAAATCGCAGTATATGGCGGGGGACGAACTTCCTTCGCAAGGAACCGTTTTCGTAAGCATCAACGATAAAACGAAGTCCGAACTTCTTTCCTACATCAAGGATCTTTCGGAACTCGGCTTTAATCTGATCGCTACTTCGGGAACGCATAAATTTCTTTCCGATAACGGGATTCTTTCTTCCAAGATCAACAAGGTTTACGACGGAATCTTCCCGACGGCGCTCGATTATATTCGGGAGAATAAGATTCATCTCATCATCAACACCCCTCTTTCAAGAGTGACGAGAGACGACAGTTTTACGATCCGTCAGGCCGCGATCCGATTTAAGGTTCCTTGCTTAACGACGTCTAACGCGGCAAAGGCGCTCATCAAGGGAATGGTGGAGATGAAGAACAAGGGTTTTACGATCCATTCTCTTCAAGAAATCCACGCGATGCCGAAGACGATTTAA
- the lp30 gene encoding plasminogen-binding receptor Lp30, with the protein MSKFRNQYLLILLFLLLVNCSTEVVRVNNPKTDKDKKTYGLVAFGLYVYNEKQTDLLDMFSKDKGRVFNDLGRSGVQFSEIISKDAAKNPVSVNPYPNDSPVLVEKRDSVDYFESKVGYISPFYLLLSVDPTKEYLITRIAYSYEISCGQNCRKTVVQDFPLNLAKSFKAFPIKAKAGEITFGGILMARVFPTMKDDPFGIPDDTAGLTELFSGNKVAISLEPGEEFIQKMNSDELKQFFYGGTVDKKNAEKLFYENLIKTYQEGYWKTLAEKKRAALGN; encoded by the coding sequence ATGTCGAAATTCAGAAATCAATACCTGTTAATTTTGTTATTTCTATTATTAGTAAACTGTTCTACAGAAGTCGTTCGAGTGAATAATCCAAAAACGGATAAAGACAAGAAAACTTACGGGCTCGTTGCGTTTGGCCTCTATGTATATAATGAAAAACAAACCGATCTATTGGATATGTTTAGTAAGGATAAAGGCAGAGTCTTTAATGATCTTGGTAGGTCCGGGGTTCAATTCTCCGAAATTATTTCCAAAGACGCTGCTAAAAATCCTGTCAGCGTCAATCCGTATCCGAATGACAGCCCAGTCCTTGTGGAAAAACGTGACTCGGTGGATTACTTCGAATCGAAAGTAGGATATATTTCGCCATTCTATCTGCTGCTTTCCGTTGATCCAACAAAAGAATATCTTATCACGAGAATCGCTTATTCCTATGAAATAAGCTGTGGCCAGAATTGTAGAAAAACCGTTGTGCAGGATTTTCCTCTCAATTTGGCTAAATCATTTAAAGCGTTTCCGATTAAGGCGAAAGCTGGCGAAATCACATTCGGTGGGATCTTGATGGCAAGAGTTTTTCCTACGATGAAGGATGACCCTTTCGGAATTCCGGATGATACGGCTGGTCTCACGGAATTGTTTTCCGGCAATAAGGTTGCTATTAGTTTAGAGCCCGGAGAAGAGTTTATTCAGAAAATGAATTCTGATGAATTGAAGCAGTTTTTTTACGGCGGGACGGTCGATAAGAAAAATGCCGAAAAGTTGTTCTACGAAAACTTAATCAAAACTTATCAAGAAGGGTATTGGAAAACTCTAGCGGAGAAAAAGAGAGCCGCTTTAGGCAACTAA
- a CDS encoding DUF1499 domain-containing protein codes for MTKCASSDFSVIPSLPSGVQPNARKSKVSHGNRFVKNGVHRHSSITVRLSRFLSLFSILLFIQCTGTRPITLGIQNGKLGPCPETPNCVSSFAPASDPEHFIQPLTYSGNPTDAKAKLKKVILGTARTNLIKEEDKYLYVEFTSLIWRFVDDAEFAFDANAPLIHVRSASRLGKSDLGVNRKRIETIRAQFSDSSN; via the coding sequence ATGACAAAATGTGCATCTTCTGATTTTTCCGTGATTCCTTCGCTTCCAAGCGGAGTACAACCTAACGCGCGTAAGTCGAAAGTAAGTCACGGGAATCGATTCGTAAAAAACGGCGTTCATCGGCATTCGAGTATTACCGTGCGACTTTCTCGTTTCCTCTCCCTGTTTTCCATTCTTCTTTTCATTCAATGCACTGGGACAAGACCTATAACCTTAGGGATTCAAAACGGGAAACTCGGGCCTTGTCCGGAAACTCCGAATTGTGTGAGCAGTTTTGCACCTGCATCCGATCCGGAACATTTTATTCAACCCTTGACCTATTCGGGAAATCCGACCGATGCGAAAGCAAAGCTGAAGAAAGTGATACTGGGAACGGCCAGAACCAATCTTATAAAAGAGGAAGACAAATATCTTTACGTTGAGTTTACGAGTTTGATCTGGAGATTTGTGGACGATGCGGAATTCGCATTCGACGCAAACGCGCCTTTGATCCACGTTAGATCCGCTTCCCGTCTCGGAAAATCGGATTTAGGGGTCAATCGCAAACGAATCGAAACGATCAGGGCGCAGTTTTCCGATTCGTCGAATTGA
- a CDS encoding thioredoxin family protein — MSLLESEKVPLGSLLPSFQLPDPNGTIYSSEKLSGATGLLLVVTCNHCPYAQAIWPRLIRFSTEILSLGVRTVAINPNIHPDYPDDSPQMMLAKIKEWGIPFPYLVDEEQEVARKLRAMCTPDIYLYDSEQKLFYHGRMDDNWKNERQVSRKELEYAVHQLVKGNPAPINQMPSMGCSIKWKE; from the coding sequence ATGTCTCTTCTTGAATCTGAAAAAGTACCCTTAGGAAGTTTGCTTCCATCCTTCCAGCTTCCCGACCCGAACGGAACGATTTATTCCTCCGAAAAACTTTCGGGCGCGACCGGTTTGCTGCTCGTCGTTACGTGCAATCATTGTCCTTATGCGCAGGCGATCTGGCCGAGATTGATTCGTTTTTCCACCGAGATTCTTTCCTTAGGAGTAAGAACGGTCGCGATCAATCCGAACATTCATCCAGATTATCCGGATGATTCTCCCCAAATGATGCTCGCAAAAATCAAAGAATGGGGTATTCCGTTTCCGTATCTCGTGGACGAAGAGCAGGAAGTCGCGAGAAAATTGAGGGCAATGTGCACGCCGGATATTTATCTCTACGACAGCGAGCAAAAACTTTTTTACCACGGGAGAATGGACGACAACTGGAAAAATGAAAGACAGGTTTCCCGGAAAGAACTCGAATACGCGGTTCATCAACTCGTAAAGGGAAATCCCGCTCCGATCAATCAGATGCCTTCGATGGGCTGCTCCATCAAGTGGAAGGAGTAA
- a CDS encoding flagellar hook-length control protein FliK, protein MNISGELPLTEFKPQKYTEQTPGLPTLGAPIGKNSFLDVMKSLQGSAQKGLDETLTGIQNAFSKSEVPAPQEKKIESSDKNDTEEVASKEEVKTENEEVAREEDEFEAIEEADNVTTLPWFLVAEAKPNETVDPEIESAIINELQTQITEDVATESLESKQVSTSELIETLFATEESSELLSEVAIEEGSAFQPEEQGETLPLYEDSKEIKRPMISKREESIREEAFKSSETKSSSEISRNIETNAKESKENGNVKNLSNKENGSKGSEEARIEVSKELALDSEKWKISRDKKTDSYMNLKTAAREEIKTAVLNQFAENSSGKSGQGQEQSFRNGGDSYSSLVKGVGAAGVGASRDNGTFNKEFSLSKDAGVLSKKDVQHNFQNLIRSARVQILENGRTEASIRMNPKDLGQMSLSISTDKDLVRGKLLVESETVKQQLVADLASLKQDLKANGLELESLVIEVKEREETFAFNGDSDKNGKDPNSFQAAFGEEWNSDFKKSFYEEDELSLEENSSESHGFSEKTEGKTEKLLDLKV, encoded by the coding sequence ATGAACATTTCCGGTGAACTTCCTCTAACAGAATTTAAACCTCAGAAATATACGGAACAAACCCCAGGTCTTCCGACCCTCGGTGCTCCGATCGGAAAAAATTCCTTTCTCGACGTTATGAAATCTCTGCAAGGTTCCGCGCAGAAGGGATTGGACGAAACTCTGACCGGAATTCAGAACGCATTCTCGAAGTCCGAAGTTCCCGCTCCCCAAGAAAAAAAAATCGAATCTTCCGACAAGAATGACACGGAAGAAGTTGCTTCCAAAGAAGAAGTTAAAACGGAAAACGAAGAAGTCGCTCGGGAGGAAGACGAGTTCGAAGCGATCGAAGAAGCGGATAACGTAACGACGCTGCCTTGGTTTCTCGTTGCGGAAGCGAAACCGAACGAAACGGTCGATCCTGAAATCGAATCCGCAATCATAAACGAACTACAAACACAAATCACGGAAGACGTCGCAACCGAATCCCTCGAATCAAAACAGGTTTCTACGAGCGAGCTGATCGAGACCCTTTTTGCAACGGAAGAATCTTCGGAATTGTTAAGCGAAGTAGCGATAGAGGAAGGATCCGCGTTTCAACCGGAAGAGCAGGGAGAAACCTTGCCTCTCTATGAAGACTCGAAAGAGATCAAACGCCCGATGATCTCTAAAAGGGAAGAATCGATTCGCGAAGAAGCATTTAAATCATCCGAAACAAAATCATCCTCCGAAATTTCAAGAAACATCGAAACAAACGCAAAAGAATCCAAAGAAAACGGAAATGTGAAAAATCTTTCCAACAAAGAGAACGGCTCGAAAGGATCTGAAGAGGCGAGAATCGAAGTTTCCAAAGAACTCGCACTCGATTCCGAAAAATGGAAGATCAGCCGGGATAAAAAAACGGATTCTTACATGAACTTGAAGACCGCGGCAAGAGAAGAAATTAAAACCGCAGTTCTCAATCAATTCGCCGAAAATTCTTCCGGAAAATCCGGACAAGGTCAGGAACAATCCTTCCGCAACGGAGGGGATTCGTATTCTTCTCTTGTAAAAGGTGTTGGAGCCGCCGGAGTCGGCGCTTCGAGAGACAACGGAACCTTCAACAAAGAATTCTCCCTTTCCAAAGATGCGGGCGTTTTATCGAAAAAAGACGTTCAACATAACTTTCAAAATCTGATCCGTTCCGCAAGAGTGCAGATCCTTGAAAACGGAAGAACGGAAGCGAGCATCCGCATGAATCCGAAAGACCTCGGGCAAATGTCCCTTTCGATTTCCACGGACAAGGACTTGGTACGCGGAAAACTTCTCGTCGAATCCGAAACCGTCAAACAGCAGTTAGTCGCCGATCTCGCGAGTTTGAAACAGGATCTCAAAGCGAACGGTCTCGAACTCGAGTCGCTCGTGATCGAAGTCAAAGAAAGAGAGGAAACGTTCGCGTTCAACGGCGATTCCGATAAGAACGGAAAAGATCCTAATTCTTTCCAAGCCGCGTTCGGAGAGGAATGGAACTCCGACTTTAAAAAATCTTTTTACGAAGAAGACGAACTTTCCCTAGAAGAAAATTCTTCCGAGTCTCATGGTTTTTCTGAAAAAACCGAAGGGAAAACCGAGAAACTGCTCGATCTGAAAGTATAG
- a CDS encoding flagellar hook capping FlgD N-terminal domain-containing protein, whose protein sequence is MPEAAGVSQQATRDRYLEGDRSFNIRNHMDNLEREEKNGLKGIEIRSTVKSLGKDDFLKLLITQLSSQDPTNPVKDQDFIAQMAQFSSLEQMNNISTGIQKMGNRQSFSLVGKLVSGPDFVNGENVAGIAGALFFDGEGKTFVRVNGRSIDVEQISLISDPTVLKEQEAAYNQAQAQQNQTVTGPSKQTAAGAQTAAGAETIAPNAPQAISDADSAKRERESVSANAERSPELKDKTATEVKPSDWKFPGKDKSNSYE, encoded by the coding sequence ATGCCAGAAGCAGCCGGCGTTAGCCAACAAGCAACCAGAGATCGTTATCTCGAAGGAGACAGAAGTTTCAATATCCGGAACCACATGGATAATTTGGAACGGGAAGAAAAGAACGGTCTCAAAGGAATCGAGATTCGCTCCACGGTAAAGTCTCTCGGCAAGGACGATTTTCTCAAACTTCTTATAACGCAATTATCATCCCAAGATCCGACCAACCCGGTTAAGGACCAGGACTTCATCGCACAGATGGCGCAGTTCTCTTCTCTCGAACAGATGAACAACATCTCCACCGGAATTCAAAAGATGGGGAACCGTCAGAGTTTTTCTCTTGTTGGAAAACTCGTTTCCGGTCCGGACTTCGTCAACGGTGAGAACGTCGCCGGAATTGCGGGCGCTCTTTTTTTCGACGGAGAAGGAAAGACATTCGTTCGAGTAAACGGTAGATCGATCGACGTGGAACAAATTTCCTTAATCAGCGACCCGACCGTTTTGAAAGAACAGGAAGCCGCTTACAATCAAGCGCAGGCTCAACAGAATCAAACCGTTACCGGACCGTCAAAGCAAACCGCAGCAGGCGCACAGACGGCTGCCGGAGCCGAGACGATTGCGCCTAACGCACCTCAGGCGATTTCGGACGCTGACTCCGCAAAAAGGGAGCGCGAATCGGTTTCGGCTAACGCGGAGCGGTCGCCCGAGCTGAAGGACAAAACCGCGACCGAAGTAAAACCTTCGGACTGGAAATTTCCCGGCAAAGATAAAAGCAATTCATACGAATAA